A single window of Paenibacillus sp. SYP-B4298 DNA harbors:
- a CDS encoding PIN/TRAM domain-containing protein, with product MLKRIIQLFGIITGGYAGAWLHSSLSGQGAWGEPALFMAKSGALYYSSIGLGMFGGLIAAGIAAEPLIGLLQRTADRLAELSMGELAARGAGLLGGLVMAALLSPALSGWQEAGGILSAALMVLLGYVGLRIGMLKQDELTAGYTAFMESRASKREEPYESGFEEHKILDTSVIIDGRIADICKTGFIEGTLVIPEFVLEELQHIADSSDLLKRNRGRRGLDILNKIQKELDVRVLVYEGDYEEIGEVDSKLVKLAKALGGKVVTNDFNLNKVCELQGVSVLNINDLANAVKPVVLPGEEIVVQVIKDGKEHGQGVAYLDDGTMIVVEGGREFIGTTMEVLVTSVLQTSAGRMIFAKPKLLEKAQ from the coding sequence ATGTTAAAACGAATTATACAGCTATTTGGCATCATTACAGGTGGATATGCGGGAGCATGGCTGCACAGCAGCTTGAGCGGTCAAGGCGCCTGGGGAGAACCGGCTCTGTTCATGGCCAAGAGTGGCGCGTTGTACTATTCCAGCATCGGGCTCGGAATGTTCGGCGGTCTGATCGCCGCCGGGATCGCTGCCGAGCCGCTCATCGGTCTGCTGCAGCGTACAGCGGACAGGCTGGCAGAGCTGTCCATGGGGGAGCTGGCTGCCCGTGGCGCAGGATTGCTCGGTGGTCTGGTTATGGCGGCGCTGCTGTCGCCTGCCCTGTCTGGCTGGCAGGAGGCGGGGGGTATTCTGTCGGCAGCGCTCATGGTGCTGCTTGGCTATGTTGGTCTGCGCATCGGAATGCTCAAGCAGGACGAGCTGACTGCAGGCTATACAGCCTTTATGGAATCCCGTGCTAGCAAGCGGGAGGAGCCGTATGAATCTGGCTTTGAGGAGCATAAAATTTTGGATACCAGTGTAATTATAGATGGCCGAATTGCGGATATATGCAAGACCGGATTCATTGAGGGGACGCTGGTTATACCTGAATTTGTGCTGGAGGAGCTACAGCATATCGCTGATTCCTCCGATCTGCTGAAGCGGAACCGCGGGAGGCGCGGCCTGGATATTCTGAACAAGATTCAGAAGGAGCTGGATGTTCGGGTGCTCGTATACGAGGGAGACTATGAGGAGATCGGCGAGGTGGACAGCAAGCTGGTGAAGCTGGCCAAGGCGCTCGGCGGCAAGGTGGTCACCAATGACTTCAATCTGAACAAGGTGTGTGAGCTGCAAGGGGTGTCCGTGCTTAATATTAACGATCTGGCTAATGCGGTCAAGCCGGTGGTGCTGCCAGGTGAGGAGATTGTCGTCCAGGTGATCAAGGATGGCAAGGAGCATGGGCAGGGTGTCGCCTATCTTGATGACGGTACGATGATTGTAGTAGAGGGTGGACGGGAGTTCATCGGCACGACGATGGAGGTGCTGGTGACCAGTGTACTGCAGACTTCGGCAGGACGAATGATCTTTGCCAAGCCAAAGCTGCTGGAGAAGGCGCAATAG